From the Sinorhizobium garamanticum genome, one window contains:
- a CDS encoding phosphate acetyltransferase, giving the protein MSEVTALTPQPSKYDRLIAAAQAEAPAVTIVAHPCDETSLRGALEAADAGLITPILVGPEAKIRNVAAEHRLDLGRREIIDVPHSHAAAAKAVEMIREGRGELLMKGSLHTDELMHEVAASATGLRTARRISHVFIMDVPGHADTLFITDAAINIFPELEAKRDIVQNAIDLWVTIGLGEPRVAILSAVETVTTKIPSTIEAAALCKMAERGQITGGLLDGPLAFDNAIDPEAARIKGIKSPVAGHAQILVVPDLEAGNMLAKNLTFLAHADAAGIVLGARVPIVLTSRADSVRTRLASCAVAALYAARRRAPQVAV; this is encoded by the coding sequence GTGTCCGAAGTGACTGCACTGACGCCCCAGCCGTCCAAATATGACCGCCTGATCGCCGCCGCTCAAGCGGAGGCGCCTGCAGTTACCATCGTGGCGCATCCCTGTGACGAGACCTCGCTGCGCGGTGCCCTCGAAGCCGCGGATGCGGGACTCATCACACCGATACTCGTCGGCCCGGAGGCCAAGATCCGCAACGTCGCAGCGGAACACCGGCTCGATCTTGGTCGGCGGGAGATCATCGACGTACCCCATAGCCATGCGGCGGCGGCGAAGGCGGTGGAAATGATCCGTGAGGGCAGGGGCGAGCTCCTGATGAAGGGCAGTCTCCATACCGACGAACTGATGCATGAGGTCGCCGCTTCCGCTACCGGTCTCAGGACCGCGCGGCGGATCAGCCACGTCTTCATCATGGATGTCCCGGGGCACGCCGACACGCTCTTCATCACCGACGCCGCGATCAACATCTTCCCGGAACTCGAGGCCAAGCGCGACATCGTGCAGAATGCGATCGATCTATGGGTGACGATCGGTCTCGGCGAACCCCGTGTTGCCATTCTCTCGGCGGTCGAGACGGTGACGACGAAGATTCCTTCGACGATCGAAGCCGCCGCGCTTTGCAAGATGGCCGAGCGCGGTCAGATTACCGGCGGCCTGCTCGACGGCCCGCTCGCCTTCGACAATGCGATTGACCCGGAAGCGGCACGGATCAAGGGTATCAAGTCGCCCGTAGCCGGCCACGCCCAGATCCTGGTGGTGCCGGACCTCGAGGCCGGGAACATGCTGGCAAAGAACCTGACCTTCCTCGCCCACGCCGACGCCGCCGGCATCGTCCTCGGCGCGCGGGTGCCGATCGTGCTCACCTCGCGAGCGGACTCGGTTCGCACCCGTCTCGCTTCGTGCGCCGTAGCCGCACTCTACGCGGCGCGGCGGCGAGCACCGCAAGTGGCGGTCTGA
- a CDS encoding helix-turn-helix domain-containing protein, which translates to MHTSILASPGRFIGAVPMGPLTQGQVESMPISSFVNGQCIYSSGERAGQAYRVEFGAVRVYRVLANGRRQILAFHFGGNWFGLQNEDLHRSNAEAIGVTGVKSVSLHEDPLIWQGLLPAVLENFLSAQEHQLVIGRQSAVERVAAFLLEMSDRSGHSYRLELSMPRVDVADYLGLTIETVSRSLTKLKNKRIINLLGARGIEILEYRALQNLCL; encoded by the coding sequence ATGCATACGTCAATATTGGCTTCTCCGGGGAGGTTCATAGGTGCCGTCCCCATGGGGCCGCTCACGCAGGGGCAAGTCGAGTCGATGCCGATCAGCAGCTTCGTCAACGGACAATGCATTTACTCTTCCGGGGAAAGGGCCGGTCAGGCCTACCGGGTAGAATTCGGGGCTGTTCGCGTGTACCGCGTGCTTGCGAACGGCCGACGACAAATTCTTGCATTCCATTTCGGAGGAAACTGGTTCGGTCTGCAAAATGAGGACCTGCACCGCTCCAACGCAGAAGCGATAGGTGTCACTGGTGTAAAGAGCGTCAGCCTCCACGAGGATCCGCTTATCTGGCAGGGTTTGTTGCCGGCGGTGTTGGAGAACTTCTTGTCTGCTCAGGAACACCAATTGGTCATTGGCCGCCAAAGCGCCGTCGAAAGAGTCGCGGCATTCCTACTCGAAATGTCCGATCGTTCGGGTCATTCGTATAGGCTCGAACTATCCATGCCCCGCGTCGATGTCGCCGACTATCTCGGGTTGACGATCGAGACCGTTTCGCGTTCGCTTACGAAGCTGAAGAACAAGCGCATTATCAACTTGCTCGGTGCTCGCGGCATCGAGATCCTTGAGTATCGCGCGCTTCAGAACTTGTGTCTTTAG
- the fabI gene encoding enoyl-ACP reductase FabI, giving the protein MSIPAVKAKILEGRKGLIVGIANDRSIAWGCARAFRAFGAEVAVTYLNDKAKPYVEPLARELEAPIFLPLDVAVPGQIEAVFERIGETWGELDFLVHSIAFSPKDTLGGRVTDVPREGFLTTMEISCWSFIRMAHLAEPLMKNGGTLFTMTYYGSQVVVENYNIMGVAKAALESAVRYIAAELGPKGIRVQAISPGALATRAASGIPEFDALLEKTKIKSPTRELVDIDDVGVATAFLAHDAARLITGQVLYVDGGYHIID; this is encoded by the coding sequence ATGTCCATTCCCGCCGTGAAGGCCAAGATCCTCGAAGGCCGCAAGGGCCTCATCGTCGGCATTGCCAACGACCGTTCGATCGCCTGGGGCTGCGCCCGTGCATTTCGCGCCTTCGGCGCGGAGGTCGCGGTCACCTATCTCAACGACAAGGCGAAGCCCTATGTGGAGCCGCTGGCACGCGAGCTCGAAGCGCCGATCTTCCTGCCGCTCGACGTCGCCGTTCCCGGCCAGATCGAGGCGGTCTTCGAGCGCATCGGCGAGACCTGGGGAGAGCTCGATTTCCTTGTCCACTCGATCGCCTTTTCGCCGAAGGATACGCTCGGCGGGCGCGTGACCGACGTTCCGCGCGAGGGGTTCCTAACGACGATGGAGATATCCTGTTGGTCCTTCATTCGGATGGCTCATCTCGCCGAACCGCTGATGAAGAATGGCGGCACGCTTTTCACCATGACCTACTACGGCTCACAGGTGGTCGTGGAGAACTACAACATCATGGGCGTCGCCAAGGCCGCGCTCGAAAGCGCCGTGCGCTACATCGCCGCCGAACTCGGCCCCAAGGGTATCCGCGTGCAGGCTATCTCGCCCGGGGCTCTTGCGACCCGCGCCGCTTCGGGTATCCCCGAATTCGATGCGCTGCTCGAAAAGACGAAAATCAAGTCGCCGACGCGCGAGCTCGTCGACATCGATGATGTCGGCGTGGCAACCGCCTTTCTCGCCCACGACGCGGCGCGGCTCATAACCGGTCAGGTGCTCTACGTCGATGGCGGCTATCACATCATCGACTGA
- a CDS encoding potassium channel family protein: MLFRLAIACGLIAATVAVQASFMSAGLGVFRRLEKERRDLLLRYPMLVTVVWIIYLIAPIALDVVLWATFYYLAQALPNFEEALYFSTVTFTTVGYGDIVLGRDWRQVATFEAVNGWIIFGWATALMMAVIQRLYFTRTPGQD, from the coding sequence GTGCTATTTCGGCTGGCCATAGCGTGTGGTCTCATTGCGGCAACAGTCGCCGTTCAAGCATCTTTCATGTCCGCCGGACTTGGTGTTTTTCGCAGGTTGGAAAAAGAACGCCGAGACTTGCTGCTGCGCTACCCGATGCTGGTGACCGTCGTCTGGATAATCTACCTGATCGCTCCAATCGCGCTTGATGTCGTGCTCTGGGCAACCTTCTACTATCTTGCGCAGGCGCTGCCAAACTTTGAAGAGGCGCTCTACTTCTCGACCGTCACCTTCACGACGGTTGGCTATGGCGACATCGTTCTCGGCAGAGACTGGCGCCAGGTTGCCACTTTCGAGGCCGTCAATGGCTGGATCATCTTCGGATGGGCAACGGCTCTGATGATGGCCGTGATCCAGCGTTTGTACTTCACGAGGACACCCGGGCAGGACTAA
- a CDS encoding SulP family inorganic anion transporter, which produces MGLTLPRLPLLANLAGYRASWLRSDVSAGLAIAAVGLPSAIAYPAIAGLPPETGLYASITPLIAYALVGPSQRLIVGPDAATMTVLAAVLATVYAVPGVTADRVTVAALLALAVGALCLIARAVRLGVLATFLSRPILIGFFAGISLSILIGQIDRVTGIDIEADGLIAPILELIAKAAAIHWPSLALAAASFALLQAARIMQSPIPGPVLVVALSVLLSALFDFEGHGIAVVGDIPDGLPSLTLPSIAGLPFQSLLLGAGAIFLVSFGSGIIAARSFGAKGGYLVDPNRELEGFGAANIAAGLFGTFPVTASDSRTAVNFSVGGRSQIASIVAAAALMAVLLYFGDVLRILPIPTLGAVLVATALSLIDISALKEIWRISRIEFVFALIAMSGPISFGVLEGVVTAIAATLVYVLHKTMFPRDALLGRLVGRDGFYKLHRNPAARPVPGLAVFMVQGSLLFFNTDYVRQRLRAVTDALPADTRWFVMDASAIAQIDSSAAAMLDEVHDDLGRRGIALAIAELHFEAREILERAGVIAKIGPTMIFEDLDDALDAFEKSAAETAAP; this is translated from the coding sequence ATGGGGCTGACCCTTCCTCGCCTACCGCTGCTTGCGAACCTTGCCGGCTACCGGGCGAGTTGGCTGCGCAGCGATGTCTCCGCCGGGCTCGCGATCGCCGCGGTCGGCTTGCCGAGCGCCATCGCCTATCCGGCCATCGCCGGCCTGCCGCCGGAGACTGGCCTTTACGCCAGCATCACACCCTTGATCGCCTATGCCCTCGTCGGTCCCTCGCAACGCCTGATCGTCGGGCCGGACGCCGCGACCATGACCGTGCTGGCTGCGGTGCTTGCCACGGTCTATGCGGTGCCTGGCGTCACCGCGGATCGGGTCACGGTGGCGGCGTTGCTGGCGCTCGCAGTCGGCGCGCTGTGTCTGATCGCCCGCGCGGTGCGGCTCGGCGTGCTCGCGACCTTTCTGTCGCGGCCGATCCTGATCGGCTTCTTCGCCGGCATCTCGCTTTCGATCCTGATCGGTCAGATAGATCGGGTCACCGGCATCGACATCGAGGCTGATGGCCTAATCGCTCCAATCCTCGAACTTATCGCCAAGGCGGCCGCGATCCACTGGCCGTCGCTCGCATTGGCGGCCGCGTCATTCGCGCTGCTGCAGGCAGCGCGCATCATGCAATCGCCCATACCCGGGCCGGTACTGGTTGTCGCGCTGTCCGTGCTCTTGTCCGCCCTTTTCGATTTCGAAGGGCACGGCATCGCCGTCGTCGGCGACATCCCCGATGGCCTGCCGTCGTTGACGCTGCCGTCGATCGCGGGCCTCCCCTTCCAGTCGCTCCTGCTCGGCGCCGGCGCCATCTTTCTGGTGAGCTTCGGCTCCGGCATCATCGCCGCCCGCAGCTTCGGGGCCAAGGGCGGCTACCTGGTCGATCCCAACCGCGAACTCGAAGGCTTCGGCGCGGCGAACATCGCTGCCGGGCTGTTCGGGACTTTTCCCGTCACTGCTTCAGACTCGCGCACGGCAGTGAACTTCAGCGTCGGCGGCCGGTCGCAGATCGCGAGCATCGTGGCGGCCGCGGCCCTGATGGCGGTTCTCCTGTACTTCGGCGATGTGCTGCGCATCCTGCCGATCCCGACGCTCGGCGCGGTGCTGGTCGCAACCGCGCTCAGCCTCATCGATATTTCCGCACTCAAGGAGATCTGGCGTATCAGCCGCATCGAATTCGTCTTCGCGCTGATCGCGATGTCCGGGCCGATCAGCTTCGGCGTTCTGGAAGGCGTGGTCACAGCAATCGCCGCAACGCTGGTCTACGTATTGCACAAGACCATGTTTCCGCGCGACGCCCTGCTCGGCCGGCTCGTCGGCCGTGACGGCTTCTACAAGCTCCACCGCAACCCGGCGGCGCGGCCGGTGCCCGGCCTTGCCGTCTTCATGGTCCAGGGCAGCCTGCTGTTCTTCAACACCGACTATGTCCGCCAACGCCTGCGCGCCGTCACCGACGCGCTGCCCGCCGATACCCGCTGGTTTGTCATGGACGCGAGCGCCATCGCCCAGATCGACAGTTCCGCAGCCGCCATGCTCGATGAGGTTCACGACGATCTCGGCAGGCGCGGCATCGCGCTTGCGATCGCCGAGCTGCATTTCGAAGCGCGCGAAATCCTCGAACGAGCCGGCGTGATCGCGAAGATCGGCCCCACGATGATCTTCGAGGATCTCGATGACGCGCTGGACGCCTTCGAGAAAAGCGCTGCGGAAACAGCCGCGCCGTAG
- a CDS encoding HlyD family secretion protein produces MLEFLICSLLTIFPDYLFRRYVQGKRIGREINLYSMWFELRYGITACVILTVSLITMIFYFHPSTTNVTAVFRTVTILPEANGRVAEVYVDLNEKVAAGTPLFRLDNTEQQAALETARRRVAEIDAETTVAHTELASADGLIAQAEGAYLQALNELETQVELNQRNPNIVAKREIERLQVAADGRKGALDAAVSNKQTLETKIASLLPAQKASAEAALAQAQVDLDKTTVRAGVAGTVQQFTLRPGDIVNPMIRTAGILVPDQRRIGLIAGFGQIEAQVMKAGMIAEATCIGKPFTIIPMVVTEVQDVIAAGQYRPTDLLVDAQQLARPGTLTAYLEPLYQSQFSGIPPGSSCIANAYTSNHDALHEPGISTPRWLYLHVIDAVGLVHAAILRLQALLLPVQTLVLTGH; encoded by the coding sequence ATGCTGGAATTCCTGATCTGCTCGCTGCTTACCATCTTTCCTGACTACCTGTTCCGCCGCTATGTCCAGGGCAAGCGCATCGGTCGCGAAATCAATCTCTATTCAATGTGGTTCGAGCTGCGCTACGGTATCACCGCCTGCGTGATCCTCACCGTGTCGCTGATCACGATGATCTTCTACTTCCACCCCTCGACCACCAACGTCACCGCCGTGTTCCGTACCGTCACGATTTTGCCCGAGGCGAATGGCCGCGTGGCCGAGGTCTATGTCGACCTCAACGAGAAGGTTGCGGCCGGCACCCCGCTCTTCCGCCTCGACAACACAGAGCAGCAGGCCGCGCTCGAGACTGCCCGCCGGCGCGTGGCCGAAATCGACGCCGAGACGACCGTCGCCCACACGGAGCTCGCGTCTGCCGACGGCCTCATCGCACAGGCGGAGGGCGCTTACCTCCAGGCGCTGAACGAGCTTGAGACGCAGGTCGAATTGAACCAGCGCAACCCCAACATTGTCGCGAAGCGGGAAATCGAGCGGCTGCAGGTCGCCGCCGACGGTCGCAAAGGCGCGCTCGATGCCGCCGTTTCGAACAAGCAGACGCTGGAGACGAAGATCGCCTCGCTGCTGCCGGCGCAGAAGGCTAGCGCCGAGGCGGCACTCGCCCAGGCTCAGGTCGACTTGGACAAGACGACGGTGCGTGCCGGCGTTGCCGGCACCGTGCAGCAATTTACCCTTCGGCCTGGCGACATCGTCAATCCGATGATCCGCACCGCCGGCATCCTCGTGCCCGATCAGCGCCGCATCGGACTGATCGCCGGCTTCGGCCAGATCGAGGCGCAGGTGATGAAGGCCGGAATGATCGCCGAGGCGACCTGCATCGGCAAGCCCTTCACCATCATCCCGATGGTCGTTACCGAGGTGCAGGACGTCATCGCCGCTGGCCAGTATCGGCCAACGGACCTGCTCGTCGACGCCCAGCAACTGGCACGCCCCGGCACACTGACGGCTTATCTGGAGCCGCTCTATCAGAGTCAGTTCAGCGGCATTCCGCCGGGAAGCAGTTGCATCGCCAACGCCTATACCAGCAATCATGACGCGCTCCATGAACCCGGCATCAGCACGCCACGCTGGCTGTACCTACATGTCATCGACGCCGTCGGGCTGGTGCACGCGGCGATCCTCCGGCTGCAGGCGCTGCTCTTGCCCGTCCAGACGCTCGTCCTTACAGGTCACTGA
- the cax gene encoding calcium/proton exchanger — protein sequence MRDFHDRRSIVPPPSAANAARAALSELRRTPLLVLILFVPAVILLEQVSPEAHTLLFFLSVAAIVPLAALLSRATEAVAAKLGDTLGALLNATLGNLTELVISLAALHAGQHLLVKASIAGAIVTNTLFMLGGAFLVGGLKHHLQEFNRVSARFQASLLFLATIAILVPSLISEVDRVPAGTFSQQLSLGLSLLLIAVYGLGMLFSLKTHRELFASGGHVDEDEKPWPLAVGIVVLVGVTLFVAMVSEIFVGSVQVAAQRLGMTPAFVGFIVVALVGGAAEMTTAFSAARANRLDLSVGIALGSAAQIALFVAPVLVLVSYFVGPEPMSLQFWPGAVAMMLIATMAATLLSNGGRAAWYAGVMALAVYAIFGLTLFLLPPSA from the coding sequence ATTCGCGATTTCCACGATAGACGCTCCATTGTGCCGCCGCCATCCGCGGCCAACGCTGCAAGGGCCGCTCTGAGTGAGCTTCGGCGAACCCCTCTCCTTGTGCTTATCCTCTTCGTTCCCGCCGTCATTCTCCTGGAGCAAGTGTCGCCCGAGGCGCACACCTTGCTGTTCTTCCTGTCGGTCGCAGCGATCGTGCCGCTCGCGGCACTGCTGAGCCGCGCGACCGAGGCCGTCGCGGCGAAATTGGGCGACACCCTCGGCGCCTTGCTCAACGCCACGCTCGGCAATCTGACCGAACTCGTGATTTCGCTCGCGGCCCTGCATGCGGGCCAACATCTATTGGTCAAGGCGTCGATTGCGGGCGCGATTGTCACCAATACGCTGTTCATGCTTGGCGGCGCGTTTCTCGTCGGCGGTCTCAAGCATCACCTGCAGGAGTTCAACAGGGTTAGCGCACGCTTTCAGGCTAGCCTGTTGTTCCTTGCCACGATCGCCATTCTGGTCCCCTCCCTGATCAGCGAAGTGGACCGCGTCCCTGCCGGCACCTTCTCACAGCAACTGAGCTTGGGTCTCTCGCTGCTCCTCATCGCCGTCTATGGCCTTGGCATGCTGTTCTCCCTGAAGACGCACCGGGAGCTTTTCGCCAGCGGCGGCCATGTCGACGAGGATGAGAAACCGTGGCCGCTTGCGGTCGGGATCGTTGTGTTGGTTGGCGTCACGCTCTTCGTCGCGATGGTCAGTGAGATCTTCGTCGGCTCAGTACAGGTCGCTGCTCAACGTCTCGGGATGACGCCTGCCTTCGTCGGGTTCATCGTCGTAGCCTTAGTGGGCGGAGCTGCGGAAATGACAACCGCTTTCTCGGCGGCGCGCGCCAATCGCCTCGATCTCAGCGTCGGCATCGCATTGGGCAGCGCCGCGCAGATCGCGCTTTTCGTCGCCCCGGTCCTAGTGCTCGTCAGCTACTTTGTTGGTCCGGAGCCGATGTCCCTGCAGTTCTGGCCCGGAGCGGTCGCAATGATGCTGATCGCAACGATGGCCGCAACGCTCTTGTCTAACGGTGGGCGCGCAGCTTGGTATGCCGGCGTCATGGCGTTGGCGGTCTATGCCATTTTCGGGCTCACGCTGTTTCTCTTGCCGCCATCGGCGTGA
- a CDS encoding acetate/propionate family kinase yields MEALLVVNAGSSSLKFQVFGIAGADLKREVRGQIGGIGNRPHLLAKAGDGAPLIDRSYAADAVRDLPAAIAAAREWLRTLDGFELHAIGHRVVHGGPDYAQPVLIDATVLDRLASYQDLAPLHQPNNLAPIRLAMEINADVPQVACFDTAFHRGHAKHTDCYALPRAFYDQGVRRYGFHGLSYEYVAERLRDVAPQVARGRVIVAHLGSGASMCALRDGLSIESTMGFTALDGLPMGTRPGQLDPGVVLYLIIQKGMSAEAVSDLLYHDAGLKGLSGLSNDMRDLLASDDPHAALAIDHFVYRCGLNAGMLAAALGGIDAFVFTAGVGENSAPIRARIVEGLAWLGAELDPAANEAGAMLISTPKSRVALHVLPTDEELMIARHTLALIRTPAD; encoded by the coding sequence ATGGAGGCGCTCCTTGTCGTCAATGCCGGCTCGTCAAGCCTGAAGTTCCAGGTGTTCGGGATCGCTGGCGCGGACCTCAAGCGCGAGGTGCGGGGGCAGATCGGCGGTATCGGCAACCGGCCACATCTGCTGGCAAAGGCGGGCGACGGCGCGCCCCTTATCGACCGAAGCTATGCCGCGGATGCCGTTCGCGACCTTCCGGCGGCAATCGCGGCGGCGCGCGAATGGCTGCGGACGCTCGACGGCTTCGAGCTTCACGCGATCGGTCACCGGGTGGTGCATGGCGGCCCCGATTATGCGCAGCCCGTGCTGATCGATGCCACGGTGCTTGATCGCCTTGCCAGCTACCAGGATCTCGCACCCCTGCATCAGCCCAACAATCTGGCGCCGATCCGTCTTGCAATGGAGATCAACGCGGACGTGCCGCAGGTCGCCTGCTTTGACACGGCCTTCCACCGCGGCCACGCCAAGCATACGGATTGCTACGCCCTGCCGCGCGCCTTCTATGACCAGGGCGTGCGGCGCTACGGTTTCCACGGCCTCTCCTATGAATACGTCGCCGAGCGGCTGCGCGACGTGGCACCGCAAGTGGCCCGGGGCCGGGTGATCGTCGCCCATCTCGGCAGCGGGGCTTCGATGTGCGCCCTGCGTGACGGCCTGAGCATCGAAAGCACGATGGGCTTCACGGCACTCGACGGCCTGCCGATGGGCACACGGCCGGGCCAGCTCGATCCCGGCGTCGTCCTCTACCTGATCATCCAGAAAGGCATGAGTGCAGAAGCCGTCTCGGACCTCCTCTACCACGACGCCGGGCTCAAGGGGCTCTCCGGCCTCTCGAACGACATGCGCGATCTTCTCGCGAGCGACGATCCGCATGCGGCACTCGCCATCGACCATTTCGTTTATCGATGCGGGCTCAACGCAGGGATGCTCGCGGCCGCACTCGGCGGGATCGATGCCTTCGTCTTCACGGCGGGAGTGGGCGAGAACTCCGCTCCGATCCGCGCCCGCATCGTGGAAGGTCTCGCCTGGCTCGGCGCCGAACTCGACCCGGCGGCGAACGAGGCCGGCGCCATGCTGATCTCCACGCCTAAGAGCCGCGTCGCGCTCCATGTCCTGCCAACCGACGAGGAATTGATGATCGCACGCCATACGCTGGCGCTCATTCGTACCCCTGCAGATTGA
- a CDS encoding DUF3141 domain-containing protein — MPQPTIPTFADVFAYSIDAWQRSVLFLDIMRQRAEQYEEHTARVAPHVLNYEAELLLDGRTLARPVNYALVRIVPPKGIVVDPLKRPFVVVDPRAGHGPGIGGFKADSEIGVALKAGHPCYFIGFLPEPVPGQTIEDIARAEAVFLETVITRHPGADGKPCVIGNCQAGWAVMMLAALRPELFGPIIIAGSPLSYWAGVKGQYPMRYSGGLLGGSWLTALASDLGAGIFDGAWLVQNFENQNPANTLWTKQYNLYSKIDTEADRYLGFERWWGGHVTLNAEEMQFIVDELFIGNKLATGEIRTSDGTAVDLRNIRSPIVVFCSKGDNITPPQQALDWILDLYDSVDEIRAHGQTIVYTVHEKIGHLGIFVSAGVARKEHDEFASNIDLIDVLPPGLYEAVLKPASDVAEGRDLVAGEWVMRCEARTLDDIRALGGNDLEDERRFAAAAKVSEINLALYRTYLQPAIRAMATLPMAEAMRRMHPLRLQYELFGSSNPFMAWIDAGAEHVRENRKPTASDNPFLALQGTASRQIVDGLEAWRRAAEHLSEQTFQTIYGASALQAALGIDTKSSRPPRKAAKSLLHQALVDTRIAELKAAMPEGGLREALARALLFVGMARGGADERGFEAVRRLRRSHPAAKQLTLAEFKALMRAQYFMLLIDEEAALAALPKLLPEGSKERRAAFAALRQVLEAPGPLTGVAAERLQRVAALFGLDSEPPVPIVARKAARDHGAS; from the coding sequence ATGCCTCAGCCCACCATCCCGACATTCGCAGACGTCTTCGCCTATTCGATCGATGCCTGGCAGCGTTCGGTCCTGTTTCTCGACATCATGCGGCAGCGTGCGGAACAGTACGAGGAACACACCGCGCGCGTCGCGCCCCACGTGCTCAACTACGAGGCAGAACTCCTTCTGGACGGCCGCACGCTCGCCCGGCCGGTGAATTACGCGCTCGTGCGCATCGTTCCGCCCAAAGGCATCGTGGTCGACCCGTTGAAGCGGCCCTTTGTCGTTGTCGATCCGCGCGCGGGTCATGGACCGGGCATCGGCGGGTTCAAGGCCGACAGCGAAATCGGCGTTGCACTGAAGGCCGGCCACCCTTGCTATTTCATCGGGTTTCTTCCCGAGCCGGTCCCAGGCCAGACGATCGAGGATATCGCCCGTGCCGAAGCAGTGTTCCTCGAAACCGTGATTACCCGCCATCCCGGCGCCGACGGCAAGCCATGCGTGATCGGCAATTGTCAGGCGGGTTGGGCTGTGATGATGCTTGCTGCGCTCCGCCCGGAACTCTTCGGCCCGATCATCATTGCAGGCTCCCCTCTTTCCTACTGGGCCGGCGTGAAGGGGCAGTATCCGATGCGCTATTCGGGAGGCCTGCTGGGCGGCAGTTGGCTCACGGCGCTCGCCAGCGATCTCGGCGCCGGCATATTCGACGGTGCCTGGCTGGTGCAGAACTTCGAGAACCAGAATCCCGCCAACACGCTCTGGACCAAGCAGTACAATCTCTATTCGAAGATTGACACGGAGGCGGATCGCTATCTCGGCTTCGAACGCTGGTGGGGAGGGCATGTGACGCTCAACGCCGAGGAGATGCAGTTCATCGTCGACGAACTCTTCATTGGCAACAAGCTCGCCACAGGCGAGATACGCACCTCCGACGGCACCGCCGTCGATCTGCGCAACATCCGCTCGCCGATCGTCGTATTCTGCTCCAAGGGTGACAATATCACCCCACCGCAACAGGCGCTCGACTGGATTCTGGATCTTTACGACAGCGTTGACGAAATCCGCGCACACGGCCAGACCATCGTCTACACCGTTCACGAGAAGATCGGGCACCTCGGTATCTTCGTTTCGGCCGGCGTCGCCCGGAAGGAGCACGACGAGTTTGCCTCCAACATCGACCTGATCGATGTGCTGCCGCCCGGCCTTTACGAGGCGGTGCTGAAGCCGGCCAGCGATGTTGCCGAGGGGCGGGACCTCGTGGCTGGCGAATGGGTCATGCGTTGCGAGGCGCGCACGCTTGACGATATCCGCGCGCTCGGCGGCAACGATTTGGAGGACGAGCGCCGCTTCGCTGCCGCGGCGAAGGTCTCGGAGATCAACCTGGCGCTTTACCGCACCTATCTGCAGCCCGCGATCAGGGCTATGGCGACACTGCCGATGGCCGAGGCGATGCGACGCATGCATCCGCTGCGTCTCCAGTATGAACTGTTCGGCTCCAGCAACCCCTTCATGGCGTGGATAGATGCCGGCGCAGAGCATGTCCGTGAAAACCGTAAGCCGACCGCCTCGGACAACCCGTTCCTGGCGCTGCAGGGAACCGCGTCTCGTCAGATCGTCGACGGTCTGGAGGCCTGGCGTCGGGCGGCCGAGCATCTTTCGGAGCAGACCTTCCAGACGATCTACGGAGCCTCCGCCCTCCAGGCTGCGCTCGGCATCGATACGAAATCCTCCCGGCCGCCGCGCAAGGCCGCGAAAAGCCTGCTTCATCAGGCGCTCGTGGATACGCGGATCGCTGAGCTCAAGGCCGCGATGCCCGAGGGTGGCCTTCGCGAGGCTCTCGCCAGGGCGCTCCTTTTCGTCGGTATGGCGCGCGGCGGTGCCGACGAGCGCGGCTTCGAGGCGGTCCGTCGGCTCCGGCGCTCCCATCCCGCAGCCAAGCAATTGACACTTGCCGAGTTCAAGGCGCTGATGCGCGCGCAATACTTCATGCTGTTGATCGACGAGGAGGCCGCGCTCGCGGCGCTTCCTAAGCTGCTGCCGGAAGGAAGCAAGGAACGCCGGGCGGCCTTCGCCGCGCTTCGGCAAGTGCTGGAGGCGCCCGGTCCCCTGACGGGCGTCGCCGCCGAGAGACTGCAACGCGTTGCGGCCCTTTTCGGTCTCGACAGCGAACCACCGGTGCCGATCGTCGCGCGCAAGGCCGCTCGCGATCACGGCGCATCGTGA